The Caenorhabditis elegans chromosome II genome has a segment encoding these proteins:
- the npp-21 gene encoding TPR_MLP1_2 domain-containing protein (Confirmed by transcript evidence), producing the protein MDVDAPLQAPEQPVADADDEEANWEMEKAEMKRIEFNQNRELTDMRERVEDVSRSNSRMLEELTRHAAEIKEHINRQRVLESTRNELTDKNLELETVVSRLKIEKEERDAAVVNATKLAQTAQVETFALKDEIKKLTNEQASLRHSKEALEKEIQGIQFERQKYATERSLHAESKTWLMQEVSERDNKVSSLRLELSNKDIQGANERLQYVQQINLLNSQVENLNEKLDMLKFTNADLIKRMENTELSKVSEIANLEEEIRCQTELQRVMKSSMEESKNAADLFKDQLEAQENVLVEVRKVLQEHQDEMERENLAHADAIKHRDEELAQTRAELVKVTEMMKSMSDVKLNVSEEELSELAPAAAETVRYLRGGQSLSSLVLEHARVRGKLTEVEEDNVNLRNTLEELLETIDQNKPQMISQKMVTDELFDKNNRFEKQLDLAESERRQLLSQRDTAQRDLAYVRAELEKYQRDYEFVSKRNAELLYAVERQSRMQDPNWSEQADEQLFQNIVQLQRRNVELESDIENAKASAAQAAINAQSEEMAQLRADLAVTKKSEAELKTKVEQTKAAFDSLKERTEHFKELVRDSVTAAEARTARLRAEEAIAAKVVADATIERLRTQAEDYKADHLRREQDLEQRIRNTEANIASVTETNIKLNAMLDAQKTNTASMDQEFKSALKEKENIFEELKKVTAVNAENEQRLVDLGRQTLEAVEQAGSLRVRVRSLEDELQSARTEINSLQFTANGQRNILEKEEQVRMSVVEMANFLSRVEAERLTHANTQLDVLRLERDSLKASTTRLSDQLTHTKNESKLVQQRLEKELEIARQRLSEKETQVTRDEMELADLRSKLASMHSQYTGSDASGMTPDRLKREYMQLKTRTQFLESELDDAKRKLLESETTQKRMDAEHAISASHNTVLEENLKQSEQMGVMEKERLVAKAKCFEDRSKQLAESLEQNQKKLDELRSKNDEQLFAHERETNELRRQLQVASLNLDGVRRELEVVNNNLISMQNEATRNSSALEQHTTIVRQFEDRITEIESANLRLQTELNNKCAALVAESTAKREADQMIEHAERLLQKKTEELNSIEEENRQKQAEYDEKLAQLSLQYESLSANLTNQNTTMEVKVNTDGSSSTVENLQSLLQFVRQSKDEATSRAMTAEVEMRRLRAETAEYERGRNELLRKIRDLETEKIATTAALVEKASLMEKIQALTDVHNINAKLTEEKTKLQAQLHQIQKEKADLENQRSRLSASNEEQKLKIASSDQEANQRKREIEQLKQRVQTNARGAASQPQLDQLKAQLATARQESAAATAKAKAAEDKFNQTRQLAIKYRNENTELKKLAEAPPGEGDPCAARLKLQFDDFTAKINDYKTEIENLNMKVLRMGILEKSLKNTNDQINQLKQENLKLTENIRMAQLQSVSATDVESKPGPSSASKSVSSIRQTPTKVLDPLSSAAKQPNEPDQTTGLKTSQQPPSFAAKRPSFAPTPTSQQKVSPVKRPIPPSIPNEPLDIIPPVPSDNIPVVPDPTPPTNSFGTVLPVPHTFQTSVRVPTQSLFSSSSTTTVQPQPEKKNVLPSIDSAPSTPGGNSSMVTTTSSMAPGQSIFGNIGNVPVPTTAPTDNLALPEESVIEGSAGQSSLVSGSIDQRKVQDIDLVANDGESRDSTNVGGVSSSDVRRKRTANDFELSEAKRLRESPNETVTSSETRQQSNVADIPELDDDDGVLGMEHEVSDEDPNDNTIQEQRPDVIDLENDEEVLEDEMDEEEDDDSFGNDEEFEDEEEIPEDDDDDDVVVLSDGDDEPANDNDEESLNDIDDDDGIEEIEMVEESNNRDIEEVLGGEDSQPSLDDQDREAASAVEEAEDEGRDPLGTIDEPSAPADPTGAAGIGSSGRMGQDVQRVRLPTGLRDAEREDQCSSSNETNDERPAERLTARNLARMQRPTRGAKPTRGVYTPARGNRGGRGGGTA; encoded by the exons ATGGATGTGGATGCGCCACTTCAGGCGCCTGAACAACCGGTCGCAGACGCTGACGATGAAGAAGCTAACTGGGAAATGGAAAAAGCCGAAATGAAACGGATTGAGTTCAACCAAAATCGGGAACTGACCGATATGCGTGAGCGTGTGGAAGACGTATCGCGATCGAACAGTCGAATGCTGGAAGAACTTACTCGTCATGCGGCTGAAATTAAAGAGCATATAAACAGACAAAGGGTTCTGGAATCAACGCGAAATGAGCTTACTGACAAGAAT TTGGAGTTGGAAACTGTAGTTTctcgtttgaaaattgagaaggaAGAACGGGACGCCGCTGTTGTTAACGCCACAAAGTTGGCACAAACTGCTCAAGTCGAGACATTTGCTCTGAAAGATGAAATAAAGAAGCTAACCAACGAGCAAGCAAGTTTAAGACACTCGAAGGAAGCTCTTGAAAAAGAAATCCAAGGAATTCAG TTTGAACGACAAAAATATGCCACAGAACGTAGTCTTCACGCTGAATCAAAAACGTGGCTCATGCAAGAGGTTTCAGAGCGGGACAACAAAGTTTCCTCGCTTCGTCTCGAACTCAGCAATAAAGATATACAAGGCGCCAATGAACGTTTGCAGTATGTTCAACAGATCAATCTTCTCAACTCACAGGTCgagaatttgaatgaaaaacttGACATGCTCAAGTTTACAAATGCCGATTTGATTAAAAGAATGGAAAAC ACTGAACTATCGAAGGTTTCTGAAATCGCTAATTTGGAAGAGGAAATTCGATGCCAAACTGAACTTCAACGAGTCATGAAATCGTCAATGGAAGAGTCGAAAAATGCTGCTGATCTTTTCAAAGACCAACTCGAGGCTcaggaaaatgttttagttgAAGTTCGAAAAGTTCTCCAAGAGCACCAAGATGAAATGGAAAGAGAAAATCTTGCTCATGCAGATGCCATCAAACACCGCGATGAGGAGCTTGCACAAACTCGTGCAGAGTTAGTAAAGGTCACTGAGATGATGAAAAGTATGAGTGACGTGAAGTTGAATGTTTCTGAAGAGGAACTCTCTGAACTTGCTCCAGCTGCAGCTGAGACTGTTCGATATTTGAGAGGAGGTCAATCGCTCAGTAGTCTTGTACTTGAACATGCTCGTGTTCGTGGAAAGCTGACAGAAGTTGAAGAGGACAATGTGAATCTTCGGAATACACTTGAGGAACTTTTGGAAACAATTGATCAAAACAAGCCACAGATGATTTCGCAGAAGATGGTGACTGATGAGTTGTTTGACAAAAACAACAGATTCGAAAAACAACTTGATTTGGCGGAATCAGAACGGAGACAATTGTTGAGCCAACGGGACACTGCTCAACGTGATCTTGCTTATGTTCGGGCAGAGCTGGAAAAGTATCAGCGCGATTATGAATTTGTCTCAAAACGA AACGCGGAATTGCTGTACGCTGTTGAACGTCAAAGCAGAATGCAAGATCCAAACTGGAGTGAACAAGCTGATGAGcaacttttccaaaacatcGTCCAACTACAACGACGAAACGTAGAGCTCGAGTCAGACATTGAGAATGCTAAAGCAAGTGCTGCACAAGCTGCTATAAACGCCCAAAGTGAAGAAATGGCACAACTTCGTGCCGATCTTGCTGTAACCAAGAAATCGGAAGCTGAGTTGAAAACTAAGGTGGAGCAAACAAAGGCTGCATTCGACAGT TTGAAAGAACGAACTGAGCATTTCAAGGAATTGGTCAGAGACAGTGTCACTGCAGCTGAAGCGAGAACAGCTCGCTTGAGAGCGGAAGAAGCTATTGCTGCGAAGGTTGTTGCTGATGCTACTATCGAGCGTTTGAGGACCCAGGCGGAAGATTACAAGGCAGATCACCTCCGTCGAGAGCAAGACCTTGAGCAGAGAATCAGGAATACAGAGGCAAACATTGCTAGTGTTACAGAAACTAACATTAAGCTGAATGCGATGCTTGATGCTCAGAAAACCAACACAGCTTCAATGGATCAGGAGTTCAAATCAGCTTTGAAAgagaaggaaaatattttcgaagaGCTAAAGAAGGTCACCGCAGTCAATGCAGAAAATGAACAGCGTCTCGTTGATTTAGGAAGACAAACGCTCGAAGCAGTTGAACAAGCTGGAAGTCTACG AGTTCGAGTAAGGTCATTGGAGGATGAACTACAAAGTGCGCGAACTGAAATAAATTCTCTCCAATTCACTGCAAACGGGCAAAGAAATATTctcgaaaaagaagaacaagtG agaatgtcAGTTGTTGAAATGGCGAATTTCCTCTCACGCGTAGAAGCTGAGAGACTTACTCATGCAAATACTCAACTAGATGTTCTTCGTCTTGAACGAGACAGCTTGAAAGCTTCAACAACTCGCTTGAGTGATCAGCTTACTCATACTAAGAATGAATCGAAGCTTGTACAACAGCGATTGGAGAAAGAATTAGAAATTGCGAGACAACGACTTTCCGAGAAAGAAACTCAAGTAACCCGCGATGAGATGGAGCTTGCAGATCTCAGATCGAAACTGGCCTCGATGCATAGTCAATATACTGGATCAGATGCGTCTGGTATGACTCCGGATCGTTTGAAGAGAGAGTATATGCAATTGAAGACTCGAACCCAATTCTTGGAAAGTGAGCTCGATGATGCTAAACGAAAGCTCTTGGAATCTGAGACTACTCAGAAACGAATGGATGCTGAACACGCAAT ctCTGCTTCGCATAACACTGTCCTAGAAGAGAATCTGAAACAATCTGAACAAATGGGAGTCATGGAGAAGGAAAGATTGGTAGCCAaggcaaaatgttttgaaga CCGTTCTAAACAACTTGCTGAGTCTCTTGaacaaaaccagaaaaaacTCGATGAACTTCGTTCAAAGAATGATGAGCAACTTTTTGCACACGAGAGAGAAACAAACGAGCTTCGTCGTCAGCTTCAAGTTGCTTCTCTTAACTTGGATGGCGTTAGAAGAGAACTCGAGGTGGTCAACAACAATTTGATAAGTATGCAGAATGAAGCTACCAGAAATTCATCGGCGTTGGAGCAACATACAACAATCGTTCGTCAATTTGAAGATAGAATCACTGAAATTGAATCTGCTAATCTTCGTCTTCAAACCGAATTGAACAATAAGTGTGCCGCTCTTGTGGCCGAGTCGACGGCTAAGCGTGAGGCTGATCAGATGATAGAGCACGCCGAAAGGCTActtcaaaagaaaactgaagaaCTCAATAGtattgaagaagaaaatcgtcaaaaacAAGCTGAGTATGACGAGAAACTTGCTCAATTATCTCTTCAGTATGAATCG ttgtCCGCGAATCTCACGAATCAAAACACAACGATGGAGGTAAAGGTCAACACTGACGGTTCATCAAGTACAGTGGAAAATCTTCAATCGTTGTTACAATTCGTTCGTCAGTCAAAGGATGAGGCTACATCAAGAGCAATGACGGCTGAAGTTGAAATGCGCAGATTGCGAGCTGAAACTGCAGAATACGAAAGAGGACGTAATGAACTTTTGCGAAAGATTCGGGACTTGGagacagaaaaaattgcaacgACGGCTGCCTTAGTAGAGAAAGCAAGCTTAATGGAAAAGATTCAAGCATTAACTGACGTTCATAATATCAATGCGAAATTGACTGAAGAGAAAACCAAATTACAAGCACAGCttcatcaaattcaaaaagagaAAGCGGACCTTGAAAATCAAAGATCACGTCTTTCCGCTTCGAATGAAGAACAGAAGCTCAAAATTGCATCGTCAGATCAAGAGGCAAATCAAAGAAAACGTGAAATTGAACAGCTGAAGCAACGTGTTCAGACTAATGCAAGAGGAGCAGCTTCTCAACCTCAATTGGATCAATTGAAGGCGCAATTGGCCACAGCACGCCAAGAATCAGCAGCTGCCACGGCAAAGGCGAAAGCGGCAGA agACAAGTTCAATCAAACTCGCCAGCTTGCCATTAAATATCGCAACGAG aatacgGAGTTGAAAAAACTTGCTGAGGCTCCTCCTGGTGAAGGTGATCCATGTGCTGCACGCCTCAAGCTACAATTCGATGATTTCactgcaaaaattaatgattACAAGACAGAGATAGAGAATCTGAATATGAAAGTTCTTCGAAtgggaattttggaaaagagtTTAAAGAATACAAATGATCAGATAAACCAactgaaacaggaaaatttgaaattgacgGAAAACATTCgg ATGGCCCAATTGCAATCCGTGTCTGCAACAGATGTTGAATCAAAACCTGGACCATCGTCAGCTTCAAAATCTGTATCGTCTATCAGACAAACTCCAACAAAAGTTCTCGACCCGTTGTCGTCTGCAGCCAAGCAACCGAATGAGCCAGATCAAACAACTGGACTGAAAACATCTCAGCAACCACCATCGTTCGCTGCCAAGAGACCTTCGTTCG CTCCAACGCCAACTTCTCAGCAAAAGGTTTCTCCGGTAAAACGCCCAATCCCACCATCAATTCCCAATGAACCTTTGGATATTATTCCTCCAGTTCCGAGTGACAACATTCCAG TTGTTCCAGATCCAACTCCACCAACTAACAGTTTCGGAACTGTTCTTCCCGTTCCACATACATTCCAAACATCTGTTCGTGTTCCTACTCAATCTCTCTTCTCATCTTCGTCTACAACTACAGTCCAGCCACAACCGGAGAAGAAAAATGTACTTCCAAGTATTGATTCAGCTCCAAGTACACCAGGAGGTAATTCTTCTATGGTTACCACAACTTCTTCCATGGCCCCAGGGCAATCAATTTTCGGAAACATCGGGAATGTACCG gtCCCGACTACAGCACCAACTGACAATCTTGCTCTTCCAGAAGAAAGTGTAATTGAAGGATCTGCAGGTCAGAGCAGTTTGGTTAGTGGAAGCATCGATCAACGGAAGGTTCAAGATATTGATCTCGTAGCTAATG atggtGAATCACGTGATAGCACAAATGTTGGAGGTGTATCCAGCTCTGATGTTCGTCGCAAAAGAACTGCAAATGATTTCGAGTTGAGTGAAGCCAAGCGCTTGAGAGAAAGTCCAAATGAAACAGTCACAAGTAGTGAGACTCGACAACAAAGCAACG ttgccGATATTCCAGAGCTAGATGACGATGATGGTGTTCTTGGTATGGAGCATGAAGTCAGTGATGAAGATCCGAATGATAATACAATTCAAGAACAACGGCCGGATGTTATTGATCTGGAAAATGATGAAGAAGTTCTTGAAGATGAAATGGACGAAGAGGAGGATGATGATAGCTTCGGAAATGACGAAGAATTTGAGGATGAAGAAGAAATTCCTGAAGATGACGACGACGATGATGTTGTTGTCCTATCCGATGGAGATGATGAACCAGCAAATGATAATGATGAAGAGAGTCTCAATGATATTGATGACGACGATGGTATTGAGGAGATCGAGATGGTTGAAGAATCAAACAACCGTGATATTGAAGAAGTTCTCGGAGGAGaag ACTCGCAACCATCACTTGATGATCAAGATCGTGAGGCAGCTTCTGCTGTTGAAGAGGCTGAAGACGAAGGGCGTGATCCATTAGGAACTATTGACGAGCCGAGTGCACCCGCTGATCCTACTGGTGCCGCTGGTATTGGTAGCTCTGGAAGAATGGGCCAAGACGTGCAGAGAGTTCGGCTTCCAACGGGGCTTCGTGACGCCGAAAGAGAGGATCAATGTTCGAGCAG taatGAAACAAACGATGAGCGACCAGCTGAACGTTTAACTGCTCGCAATCTCGCTCGTATGCAACGTCCAACCCGTGGAGCTAAACCAACTCGTGGAGTTTATACGCCTGCTCGTGGCAATCGAGGAGGTCGTGGAGGTGGAACCGCTTAA